One window of Nocardia nova SH22a genomic DNA carries:
- a CDS encoding NfeD family protein: MAAIVWLVAGILLAAAEMLTGDFTLLMLGGAALVTAGVSGIGQTSLVIDAVVFAVSAIALLLLVRPMLLRRFATPPPTPTNVDALPGKTAKVLEAVNENSGQVKIGGEVWSARPFDPADEYAEGETVYVMKIDGAHAVVWKGP; encoded by the coding sequence GGTCGCGGGAATTCTGCTCGCCGCAGCCGAGATGCTCACCGGTGATTTCACGCTGCTCATGTTGGGTGGCGCGGCACTGGTCACAGCGGGAGTGTCGGGGATCGGACAGACGTCGCTGGTGATCGACGCCGTGGTCTTCGCCGTGTCCGCGATCGCCCTGCTGCTGCTGGTCCGGCCGATGTTGTTGCGCCGCTTCGCAACTCCGCCGCCCACGCCGACCAATGTCGACGCACTGCCGGGGAAGACGGCGAAGGTGCTCGAGGCGGTCAACGAGAACAGCGGTCAGGTGAAGATCGGGGGCGAGGTGTGGAGCGCGCGCCCGTTCGATCCGGCCGATGAGTATGCCGAGGGTGAGACCGTCTACGTCATGAAGATCGACGGCGCGCACGCCGTCGTCTGGAAGGGGCCGTAA
- a CDS encoding ABC transporter substrate-binding protein: MAKRRTVLRAAALAPLLSACAPGVLFGHPASVRIAVPWSGSELIAFRRVLADAGLADTVAVLPLGDDIDTALQARGRSAPDLVMLPDIGRIPELAGGTLRALPPTLWADADGPRYRPQWEPLVWKDKALYGIPFKAADKSLLWYDRYAFRGSGPRDDPKEWTVSDWPQRAAAATDRNPFALGAADGWVLADLFGNVLFSESPGDYERLAVDDPRTGPRDWNSDAVRAGMRRLATLWSPRNTFPGGLAATLTSQFPDSVREVFEHRRAAMVVAPDFAEPIVNSCLRRARRSKEAVGVMPFPAVAPGRPRPAIGGGDVIVATASGAHNVEPVIEALTAPGAVAGWISDFGGFLAPGTRTVPDHPPLLEPVAADLHSWTHFDFADLIGAAGRREGLWRALTDLLVTVGDGRGDRTDAAVDQAVRTMQDFERRPR, translated from the coding sequence ATGGCGAAGCGGAGGACGGTGTTGCGCGCGGCCGCGCTGGCGCCGCTGCTGTCGGCCTGCGCGCCCGGCGTCCTGTTCGGACATCCGGCGTCGGTCCGAATCGCGGTGCCGTGGAGCGGATCCGAGCTGATCGCCTTCCGCCGGGTGCTCGCCGACGCGGGCCTGGCCGATACGGTGGCGGTGCTGCCGCTGGGCGACGATATCGACACCGCCCTGCAGGCGCGCGGACGTTCGGCGCCGGATCTGGTGATGCTGCCCGATATCGGCCGGATCCCGGAGCTGGCCGGTGGCACCCTGCGTGCCCTGCCGCCCACACTGTGGGCCGACGCGGACGGCCCGCGCTATCGCCCGCAGTGGGAACCACTGGTGTGGAAAGACAAGGCGCTCTACGGGATTCCGTTCAAGGCCGCCGACAAATCGCTGCTGTGGTATGACCGATACGCCTTCCGGGGCTCCGGTCCGCGCGACGATCCGAAGGAATGGACGGTGTCGGACTGGCCGCAGCGTGCCGCGGCGGCGACCGACAGGAATCCGTTCGCACTCGGCGCGGCCGACGGCTGGGTGCTCGCGGACCTGTTCGGCAATGTTCTGTTCAGCGAATCACCCGGGGACTACGAGCGGCTGGCGGTGGACGACCCCCGGACCGGGCCGCGGGACTGGAACAGCGACGCGGTGCGCGCGGGTATGCGCCGCCTGGCCACGCTGTGGTCGCCGCGCAACACCTTTCCCGGCGGGCTGGCCGCCACCCTGACCTCGCAGTTCCCCGACTCGGTCCGGGAGGTGTTCGAACATCGCCGCGCGGCGATGGTGGTGGCGCCCGATTTCGCCGAGCCGATCGTGAACAGCTGCCTGCGCCGGGCCCGGCGGTCCAAGGAGGCCGTCGGTGTGATGCCGTTCCCGGCGGTGGCGCCGGGAAGACCGCGCCCCGCGATCGGTGGCGGCGATGTGATCGTGGCGACCGCCTCGGGAGCCCACAATGTCGAACCGGTGATCGAGGCGCTGACCGCACCGGGCGCGGTCGCGGGCTGGATCAGCGATTTCGGCGGCTTCCTCGCGCCGGGCACCCGGACGGTGCCCGATCATCCGCCGCTGCTGGAACCCGTTGCCGCCGACCTGCATTCGTGGACCCACTTCGATTTCGCCGACCTCATCGGCGCCGCCGGACGCCGCGAGGGACTGTGGCGGGCGCTGACCGATCTGCTCGTCACCGTCGGCGACGGCCGGGGCGACCGCACCGATGCGGCGGTCGATCAGGCCGTGCGGACCATGCAGGATTTCGAACGGAGGCCGCGATGA
- a CDS encoding SPFH domain-containing protein, whose protein sequence is MAVLIVAIVIVVLVAVVVFKSIALVPQAEAAVIERLGRYSRTVSGQLTFLVPFADRIRAKVDLRERVVSFPPQPVITQDNLTVQIDSVVYFQVTSPQAAVYEISNYIAAVEQLTITTLRNVVGGMTLEETLTSRDQINSQLRGVLDEATGRWGLRVARVELKAIDPPPSIQESMEKQMKADREKRAIILTAEGNREAQIKTAEGAKQSQILAAEGSKQSAILSAEGERQSRILRAQGERAAAYLQAQGQAKAIEKVFAAIKSGKPTPELLAYQYMQTLPLVAKGDANKVWMVPSDFGKALEGFARNFGTQGDDGVFRYESSPDDDSTSGPDDDAEEVADWFDIKTDPAAERAVRAAEAAAATPVDSPLTAPPPSPRPLPTQSAPIPPAPQQQPQQAPRPEAGGRPWQPPEYPGR, encoded by the coding sequence ATGGCTGTACTGATCGTCGCGATCGTCATCGTGGTGCTGGTCGCGGTGGTGGTCTTCAAGTCGATCGCGCTCGTGCCACAGGCCGAAGCCGCGGTCATCGAGCGGCTGGGCAGATATTCGCGCACCGTCTCCGGGCAGTTGACCTTCCTGGTCCCGTTCGCCGACCGGATCCGCGCGAAGGTGGATCTGCGCGAGCGGGTCGTGTCCTTCCCGCCGCAGCCGGTGATCACCCAGGACAACCTCACCGTGCAGATCGACTCGGTGGTGTACTTCCAGGTCACCAGCCCGCAGGCGGCGGTCTACGAGATCAGCAACTACATCGCCGCGGTCGAGCAGCTCACCATCACCACGCTGCGCAACGTGGTCGGTGGTATGACCCTGGAGGAGACGCTGACCTCCCGCGACCAGATCAACTCGCAGCTGCGTGGTGTCCTGGACGAGGCCACCGGCCGCTGGGGCCTGCGGGTCGCGCGAGTGGAACTGAAGGCCATCGATCCGCCGCCGTCGATCCAGGAATCGATGGAGAAGCAGATGAAGGCCGACCGTGAGAAGCGCGCGATAATCCTGACCGCCGAAGGTAATCGCGAGGCGCAGATCAAGACCGCCGAAGGTGCCAAGCAGTCGCAGATCCTCGCGGCCGAGGGCTCCAAGCAGTCGGCGATCCTGTCCGCCGAGGGTGAACGGCAGAGCCGGATCCTGCGGGCACAGGGTGAACGCGCCGCGGCCTACCTGCAGGCCCAGGGCCAGGCGAAGGCCATCGAAAAGGTCTTCGCGGCAATCAAATCCGGCAAGCCCACCCCGGAACTGCTTGCCTACCAGTACATGCAGACCCTGCCGCTGGTCGCCAAGGGCGACGCGAACAAGGTGTGGATGGTGCCCAGCGATTTCGGCAAGGCACTGGAAGGGTTCGCCCGCAACTTCGGGACCCAGGGCGACGACGGTGTATTCCGGTACGAATCCAGCCCCGACGACGATTCGACGAGCGGTCCCGACGACGATGCCGAGGAAGTCGCCGACTGGTTCGACATCAAGACCGACCCGGCCGCCGAGCGCGCCGTACGTGCCGCAGAAGCGGCGGCGGCGACACCGGTCGACTCACCGCTGACCGCACCTCCGCCGTCGCCGCGGCCGTTGCCGACCCAGAGCGCGCCGATCCCGCCCGCGCCGCAACAGCAACCACAGCAGGCGCCCCGCCCCGAGGCCGGGGGCCGGCCGTGGCAGCCGCCGGAATATCCGGGGCGGTAA